The genomic DNA TGCGACCGCGTCGGGGGATTTGTCTATTTGTGCAGCAAGACGATCCCCCGGTGTCAGCCCCATTTTGGCCAACGCATTGGCATAACCCGCGGTTCGCGCCAGAAACTCGGCATGAGTGACCTGCGCACCATCTGGTAACACAAGAAACGTCGTGGATTGGTCGGCATGGCGAGCGAACAGCGTGTCAAAGAGCGGGTTAGCCATCAAATGTTTCCTTACGTGTTCGACTTTTCGGCGGCGCGAACCAATGCTTTGACCTCAGGTGAGGACGAAATTTCGTGAGACCCGGCAAAACGTTCGTGGTTCTGCGCAATGGCGGAAAGATCGTAGAGATAGTTCACCATAGCGCCCCCCGATTGCGCCAGACCATTTGGCGAGGTGTCGGCATCAGAGTGCACCGCATGGACCGTCGCCCCATTGCCCAGATGAAACCGCGCAACCGGATCAACAGGCGCACCGTCCGACCGCTTGGCCTGCAAGAGATATTGCGCCGCAAGTTGTTGCAGACGTTCACTGGCCAAGGGCTGATTCATGCCCTCCGCCGCCAGCCATTTAGCGAGGCCGGGTATGGGTGACAAGGTCACAAAAGTCTTGAGGCCGGGCAATCCGCGAGAAAGGTCATCAACAACCTGCTTGATCAACGAATTTCCAAAGGAAATCCCCGCAAGACCCGATTGACAGTTGGAAATGGAATAGAACACGGCGGTGTCGGCCTCTTCGGCGCTCAGAACATCGCGCCCGTCCGCCAAGACCTGCTGAATCGACCCGGGGATGCCCTTTGTCAGTGCAACTTCGACAAAAATCAGTGGTTCATTTGGCATTGTCGGGTGAAAGAAAGCAAAGCAGCGTCGATCGGAAGGCTGCATGCGGCGGCGCAGGTCATCCCAGCTGTCGATGGCATGAACCGCCTCATACTGGATGATCTTCTCCAGAATATGTGCTGGGCTTTCCCAGTTTATCGGGCGCAGGACCAGAAATCCGCGGTTAAACCACGATGCGAAAAGATGCTTGAAATCCAGATCAATCGCCGCGAGTGACGCATCCTTGCGCGCCATCCCCAGCAGATCGCGCCGCATCGCCACCAAACTGCCGGTTGCACCCGGCACCTGATTCAGCCGGCGCACCAGTTCCTGTCGGGTAGGTTCTGCAGCTTCCATGAATGCGCGATAGCTGCTTTGCGACGGTTCTGCTTCATAGGCTTCCAGTGCGACGCGGACCTTGCCTGCGTCTATGTCCATGCCGGTCGCCAGATAACTGAAGAAGGCGCTCTTCTCTTCTTCTTCCATCGCTGCGTAGCGGTCCAGAATTTGCCGGGCGAGGGTCATTCCGCGCACTTCACCGCGATTGCCGATCAGTTCTGCGATCGAATCCTCAATGGGGCGGTTGTCCCATTTTGTTGCTGACAGCACCTTTGATGATCGGTCAAATACCGTCGACAGAAGATCGGCAAGCAGGCTCATATCGCTGGTCCCATTACCATATCTGGCAGCCAGGTCGCGATGCCGGGGAACAGGCACAGCAGCACAATTGCCAGCACCATACAGGCGACGAAGGGCAGGGATCCGGTCAGGATCGTCTTGAGCGGGATGTCGGGTGCGATGCCGTTGATGACATAGAGGTTCAGCCCCACAGGCGGTGAAATCAGGCCGATTTCCATGTTGATCGTCAGGATCACGGCAAACCAGATCGGATCAAATCCGGCAGTCACGATGACAGGCAACAGGATAGGTGCCGCCATCAGGATCACGGCAACGGGTGGCAAAAAGAACCCGGCGATCAGCAAGAAGACGTTGATCGCCCCCATCAGCCACCAGCGATTGACGTCCAGCGTGCCGATCCATTCAGCGATGGACTGGGTGATGAACAGGCTGGACAGCATGTAGGAAAACACCCCTGCCGCCGCGATGATAAAGAGGATCATCACCGATTCCCGCGTGCTGTCACGCAGGACCACCCACAGGTCGCGCGGGTTCCACAGCTTGTAGATCACCATGGCAATCAACAAACATAGCAACGCCCCGACAGCGGCCGTTTCGGACGGCGTCGCGATGCCGCCATACATGGCATAGAGCACGCCCAATATGATGAACAAGAACGGCAGGACACGCGGCAGAATCTCGAATTTTTCGCGCCAGCTATACGAACCAGAGCTGAGCAGATCCCGATCACCTGACCGCGCCGTGGAATAGAGCGACCATGCCATGAACAAACCAACCAGCAGCAGCCCCGGCAGGACGCCCGCCAGAAACAACCGCCCGATCGAGCTTTCTGTAGCGATGCCGTAAACGATCATGGTCACAGACGGCGGGATCAAAATCCCCAGCGTGCCACCCGCAGCGATAGACCCCGCAGCAACGCCATCGGGATAGCCACGCTTGCGCATTTCAGGAATGCCCATCTTGCCGATTGCGGCACAGGTGGCAGGGCTAGATCCTGACATCGCGGCAAACAGCGCGCAGGCCCCAAGATTGGAGATCACCAGCCCGCCGGGCACACGGGTTAGCCAGCGTTCAAGTGCCTCATAGAGGTCAGCGCCTGCCCGTGTGGAGGCAATGGACGAGCCCATGATGATGAACATCGGGATTGCGAGCAGCGCGAAATTATCAAGTTTTCCGAACAGGATTTCCGGCATCAGTTCTAACGAGCGCATACCGTCAAAGATGATCAGGAATCCGGCGGATACGATCAGCAGCCCGATGGCAACAGAGACCCCGGAAAACAGAACAAGGATCGTGGCGAGCGCGA from Roseovarius pelagicus includes the following:
- a CDS encoding malonyl-CoA decarboxylase → MSLLADLLSTVFDRSSKVLSATKWDNRPIEDSIAELIGNRGEVRGMTLARQILDRYAAMEEEEKSAFFSYLATGMDIDAGKVRVALEAYEAEPSQSSYRAFMEAAEPTRQELVRRLNQVPGATGSLVAMRRDLLGMARKDASLAAIDLDFKHLFASWFNRGFLVLRPINWESPAHILEKIIQYEAVHAIDSWDDLRRRMQPSDRRCFAFFHPTMPNEPLIFVEVALTKGIPGSIQQVLADGRDVLSAEEADTAVFYSISNCQSGLAGISFGNSLIKQVVDDLSRGLPGLKTFVTLSPIPGLAKWLAAEGMNQPLASERLQQLAAQYLLQAKRSDGAPVDPVARFHLGNGATVHAVHSDADTSPNGLAQSGGAMVNYLYDLSAIAQNHERFAGSHEISSSPEVKALVRAAEKSNT
- a CDS encoding TRAP transporter large permease, coding for MDPLSLSGLVALATILVLFSGVSVAIGLLIVSAGFLIIFDGMRSLELMPEILFGKLDNFALLAIPMFIIMGSSIASTRAGADLYEALERWLTRVPGGLVISNLGACALFAAMSGSSPATCAAIGKMGIPEMRKRGYPDGVAAGSIAAGGTLGILIPPSVTMIVYGIATESSIGRLFLAGVLPGLLLVGLFMAWSLYSTARSGDRDLLSSGSYSWREKFEILPRVLPFLFIILGVLYAMYGGIATPSETAAVGALLCLLIAMVIYKLWNPRDLWVVLRDSTRESVMILFIIAAAGVFSYMLSSLFITQSIAEWIGTLDVNRWWLMGAINVFLLIAGFFLPPVAVILMAAPILLPVIVTAGFDPIWFAVILTINMEIGLISPPVGLNLYVINGIAPDIPLKTILTGSLPFVACMVLAIVLLCLFPGIATWLPDMVMGPAI